The genomic stretch CCTCTAGCCAATAACCATAATCCTCACAAAAACGGCGAAAATCTGCCTTATATTCATCCTCATCTTTCTCCTGAAAAGCATTAAACGCCTTACGTAAAAGGGGAAATTTACTTTCAATGACTAAATCATAATTTACCCGTGAAGGATTTTGTTTATCAAAAATTTCCTCTATCTCCTGCAAATCTTCCTCCGTCAGTAAGCCATCCCCGAAAAGAACATCTAAACTAATTAATAAAGGATTTCCCGCCAACGCTGAATAAGCCAAATAGGGTGAATTACCTTTTCCAGTCGGTCCTAACGGCAAAATTTGCCATACTTGTTGATCACTTTGGTGTAAAAAATCTACAAAACCATAAGCACCCTCCCCCAAATCTCCCACACCGTAACGACTAGGCAAAGAAGTAGGATGAAGCAAAACACCACTGCAACGACGATCAAACATGATTAAATCAGTAATAATTGGGCAAAGAGAAATTCAACATGAAAAACAACGGGTAACAGAGAAACAAGATCAATTTTGACATTTTCCGTATCAGAATTGATGTTAACTTTTGAGGATGTCTAATACTTAATATCTCCCTAAAAATTTTAACTGTTCTCTATTTACCCCTCGTAACGTTATAAGTCTCCTCTCAAAGCATAAAGGATAAAAACAATTACTGGACCAGCAACTAAAATTAAGCCCACAGAAGTTAACTGTAAAATCACCTCAAAATCAACACCACTAAAGAAATTTGTAATAAAGTCCATATTTACTCCTAAATAATTAAACTATGATTTATTATTAATGACCTCGCCATAAT from Cyanobacterium sp. T60_A2020_053 encodes the following:
- a CDS encoding photosystem II reaction center protein Ycf12, encoding MDFITNFFSGVDFEVILQLTSVGLILVAGPVIVFILYALRGDL